The genomic stretch TTCCGATGGCATCACCCAGTTCACACAGGCAATGCTGAACGCAAATGTTCCGATATAGACCCAGACAAAGACACAAGCGGCCCAGCCGGCAGCTGGGTGCTCGGACAACCGCATACAAGGTCGCCACGATCAGCTCGGCGATCGACATCCCGATAGATCCCAGGATCAGGGTCTTCCGCCGGCCCCACTGGTCCAAGTACATAACTGCTGGGATGgtgcagatgaagaataCAATACCCACGACTCCAGTCGCGAGCAGATTCACCGAGTTACCTCTTAAGCCGATGGCCTCGAAAAATTGTGGGGCATAATATATAACCGCGTCTGATAGTGTTAGTGGATAGGCCGCTGTATGGCTAAAAGAAACTTACTTATGCCCGTGAATTGTTGGAGAATCTGGAGTAGACATGCTATTGTTGTGCGCCTTCGTAGGTGAGGCACTGTGAAGAGCTCTTTATATTGATTCCATGCAATCTGGAACCGCGAGCTGTTGTCGCCATACTTTGCCAGCCTACTCTCCTCATCGAACACTCGCGCAGCCTTTACCTCGAGAAATTCAAGCGTGAGTCTGTAGTCAGTAGCAGTAAGCCGTCTTAGGCGGACTAAGACctgctttgcttcctcttctcggCCTACCAGAACGTCAGTTAGATGAGCCAGTATCTATTCGTCAATTCCGCATCCCTTTATTCATCAACCAACGGGGGCTGtagggaaggaagaaggtaCCGATCGCAAGGATAGCTGAAGGTAAGCATTGCAAGGCGAAAGAGGATTCTCCAAGCAGCCTGACTTTATCCCGCACAGGTACCACCGATGTACTGTGTTCCATAATTGATCCAAAAGCTGCTCATAATACCTAGCGTGATCGAGAGCTGTTGCAAGGCCACCAATGCGCCTCTGTTATTTGGGGTCGCAAGCTCGGAAAGATAGAGAGGCACAACCATCGCCAACATCCCAACTGCGCAGCCAAATACGAAGCGACCAACGAACAACATCGCCACGTTTTCTGCTGCACATTGGATGACGGAGCCGATCAGGAAGACGATGTTGGCACATAAGATCGACCATCGGCGTGACAGGCTATCGCTGATGGGACCATTCGCAAAAGCCCCACACATTGCACCTAAGGTCATGATTGAAACGAGCTATCCTTGTAGGGTTGCGTTCTCGGTCAGGGTTGGTAAATGCTCTGCCTGGGTCGGGACACAGGTGTTAACACAGGATTGGAGACGTTTtatatgatatgatatcaaatGCACAAGACAATGACTCACAAAGCTGTTCATGACAAGCACACCAGATATCACGCCTTGGTCATACCCAAACAGAAACCCGCCTATTGAGGCGAAGCATGCTAGCCCGAATATGCGAGGTTCTTTGATTATCCCTTTGTACCCCGTGGGACCGTATGCAATTGCCTGACCACCGGCGACAGTGGGACTGCCACGACCAGCCCCCATCGCTAGTTATGTATGCATCACTATGATGTGTGGCGAAAACGACGGCGTTGCTCCGTCCTTCCACTCGGAAAGGAACACAGTCCGTGATGAGGATAGGCAGGAGAACAAGGATAGAAAATGGGCCAGCTATAACAACAGTTAAACAGGAGGCATGGGAGGAATTGCCCTGGCTCTTATGATTTCTTTATTACATATATTATGGACCAGAAGATATTGCTGAAGGCTAGATCAATGACTAAATACCCCAGATTCCTCCCCGGCCTCTTACCCCGGACCACCTACCCCACATTATCTGAAGTTTTTATCGTCCACTGCGCACAACATACCAGAGTGGCAATATATTGCATTAGACTATCTAAGAAGCTACTGATTCCTATTACACCCCACCTTTCGTATTCTGGTTGTGTCGGTGGAATCACCGACGAAGCCCCACAGGCCCCGCTGCGGTACCTAGTCCCGAGCCTAATCGCATACGTTAAAGACATGCTACGTCGGTAAAAACGCCGAAAAATGGACAGATAGAGTTTTCTTGCTCTGGGCCTTCTCCGATTTCACTCCCCAACATGCCCTGCAGCTGGTCTT from Aspergillus oryzae RIB40 DNA, chromosome 1 encodes the following:
- a CDS encoding sugar porter family MFS transporter (predicted transporter (major facilitator superfamily)), with protein sequence MGAGRGSPTVAGGQAIAYGPTGYKGIIKEPRIFGLACFASIGGFLFGYDQGVISGVLVMNSFVSHCLVHLISYHIKRLQSCVNTCLVSIMTLGAMCGAFANGPISDSLSRRWSILCANIVFLIGSVIQCAAENVAMLFVGRFVFGCAVGMLAMVVPLYLSELATPNNRGALVALQQLSITLGIMSSFWINYGTQYIGVRLLGESSFALQCLPSAILAIGTFFLPYSPRREEEAKQVLVRLRRLTATDYRLTLEFLEVKAARVFDEESRLAKYGDNSSRFQIAWNQYKELFTVPHLRRRTTIACLLQILQQFTGINAVIYYAPQFFEAIGLRGNSVNLLATGVVGIVFFICTIPAVMYLDQWGRRKTLILGSIGMSIAELIVATLYAVHPAAGWAACVFVWVYIGTFAFSIACVNWVMPSEMFPPATRGKAVGVAIAANYLSNFIVALITPWMLQSITFGTFYFFLVFSITLGVWTYFCVPETNGVPIEEMDTLFGGNEGEADLQRIASIRARLGFETSEDRKMVLEETKHDSVEHCERVD